The DNA window GTGTCGCGTCGCGCCATTCTGGAAGAATCGCGTGCCGAACAGCGCGCCGAAGTCATTGGCAACCTGTCCGAAGGTCAGGCAGTCGACGGCGTGGTCAAGAACATCACCGAATACGGTGCGTTTGTTGACCTGGGCGGCGTAGACGGCCTGCTGCACGTCACCGACATGGCATGGCGCCGTGTGAACCACCCGTCCGAGATCCTGTCGATCGGCGAAACCGTCAAGGTTCAGGTCATCAAGATCAACAAAGAGACCCACCGTATCTCCTTGGGCATGAAGCAGCTGCAAGAAGATCCGTGGGATCTGGTTGCTGCCAAGTATCCGCTGGAATCGGTACACAAGGGCCGCGTCACCAACATCACCGACTACGGTGCGTTTGTTGAGCTGGAGCCGGGCGTCGAAGGTCTGGTTCACGTGTCCGAGATGTCCTGGACCAAGAAAAACGTCCACCCCGGCAAGATCGTTTCGACCAGCCAGGAAGTCGACGTCATGGTTCTGGAAATCGACGGCGCCAAGCGTCGCGTTTCCCTGGGCCTCAAGCAGACCATGCGCAACCCGTGGGAAGTGTTTGCAGAAACACACCCCGAGGGCACTCAGGTCGAAGGCGAAGTCAAGAACATCACCGAGTTCGGTCTGTTCATCGGCCTCGACGGCGACATCGACGGCATGGTTCACCTGTCCGACCTGTCGTGGGACGAGCGTGGCGAAGATGCGATCCAGAACTACCGCAAAGGCGACATGGTTTCGGCCGTTGTCTCCGAGGTTGACGTCGACAAAGAGCGTATCTCGCTGTCGATCAAAAACCTGGGCGGTGACAAGTTCGCCGAAGCCGTTGGCGGCGTGAAGCGTGGTTCGATCGTGACCGTCGAAGTGACCGCAATCGAAGATGGCGGCATCGAGGTGGAATACGAAGGCATGAAATCCTTCATCCGCCGCTCCGACCTGTCGCGTGACCGTGCCGAGCAGCGCCCTGAGCGTTTCTCGGTCAGCGACAAGATCGACGTCCGCGTCACCAACGTCGACAGCAAGACCCGCCGTCTGGGCCTGTCGATCAAGGCACGCGAGATCGCGGAAGAGAAAGAAGCAGTGGAACAGTATGGCTCCTCGGATTCCGGCGCATCGCTGGGCGACATCCTGGGCGCAGCTCTGAAATCGGGCGACTGATCCATCCGCTTGGAAGGTACGGGGCCTCGCAACGCAAGTTGCGGGGCCCTTTTTTTGTCAACGATTTGAGATGTTTTCGACGTCGCCCAGCATCCAGTTCTTGAACCAATCTTTGGATTCAGGACGATAGAGGCGGAACAGGAAGAACCAGTCGTTGGCGTTTGTCGCACTCTGGGTGGTCACCCAATTTGCCTCATAGCCTTCGGGCACCTCGTCCAGGTTCGGGGCGTAATACACGTCGACAGAGCCGTCGTCGTTCTTGACCATATTATCCAGGTCTTTGGTCGACGCGCCCACGCGATCGACGCCGCGATTGAAGTTTTTGGTTTCCATGTTGTAGACGATGGCCGACCAGAAATCCTTGGCCGGGACATCGGCAGGCACGTTGAGCTTGTAGGTGTCGGTGCCGTTCAGCATGTTGCCATCGGAATCGCGCAGACCGGTCAGATAGAACGTTGCACCGCCCAGTTTGTTCGGCAGGAAAGTGACGTAGAAATAGGTCGCGGCGCGTTTGTCGATCAGGATCTCGTCGCCATCTTCGAATGGAAAGCCCATCTGCGCCTGGGGGCCGAAGTTCCAGAACGACCACTCGGACAGCTTTTCGCCATCCTTGACCCAAAGCGGGGCAACGGTCTCACCTTCGGTGATGAACTTGTTCTGCATGTAGGCGTAGGCGAGTTCCAGACCCTCGAGCGCGGCTTTCTTCTGGATGTCGGTCGGCTCGAACGCCTGGCCTTTCTGGATGCCGATGCTTTGGAGCATGGAATAGATGGCGCGGTCTTTCTCGCGCACCGGGTTGTTCTGCACCACGTCGTTGATGTCTTCGATGAAGGTCATGTTGTAGTAGGGCAGGCAGTCGTAGGGCAGGTCGGTGGCATCCAGATAGTGCGTCGGCTCGATGTCTCCAGTGACATCCTCTTCCAAGGTATAGACCTTGATGCCCTTGGCATGTTCGCCAGCCTCGGCATGGGTGGCCCCGTTCAGGAGCGTCGGGCGGAATGAGTAAGACACATCATGCGTGTCCAATCCGGGCACGATGATATACCCCTGCGCCTCCAACTCGGCTGCCGTGCCAAAGGCGTTGTCGTAGCCCGGCGGCAGAAACAGGTATTTGCCGCCCTTGCCCTGGTCCGCACCTTTGGAGCCAACATCCACCATGGGCACGTGCCAGGCCGAGATGAAGGACCCGAAATAGTCCACCTTGTCATTCATCGGGGGAACCTCGACCACCATCGGACCGGTCTTGGTCGAGATGGAGCCCCAGGCGTAGGCGGTTGTATCATTGGCGGTCAGGAACCCTTTCTCTGACCCAAACGGTTTGGTCACGAAATTGACCGTATCGTAATCCCCGCCCGCGCGCAGGGTGGCCTTGATGAAGTCAACCTGGGCAACTGCAGGCATATAGTAGATCGCGGCCTGTGTCGCGCGCTGTAGCATGATGTCATAGTCGATGTCGGTGTGCTGCGCAGAGCGCGCCAGGATGTCGCCGGTATCGCTAAATTCCGAGTCCGTGGGCGAGACAGCCAAAGCAGCGCCAGCCACAAGAGAGAAAGCGAGAGCAGTTGAGCCAAGTAGATTCTTCATAAGTTTATCCCAATGGTTTCAATCAGGTGGTCAATTCAACGTCACGGTAAAGCTAGTGTTACCAAGGCTATCAAATAATCTTGATTGCAAAAGGGCAATGATGTTGCAGGGTACATGACGTATTGCACCGGGACGAAGGTGACCGGTTGCTGCGCTTGCGGAAACGGCAATTCCGATCTGGCGACGCCTGCGGAACAGGACAATTGGCGGTGTCCTCATCCGCAAAGCTCTCCCGCCCGTCGTCAATTT is part of the Falsiruegeria litorea R37 genome and encodes:
- the rpsA gene encoding 30S ribosomal protein S1, whose amino-acid sequence is MADTSMEEFEALLQESFEMDTPEEGSVVKGKVIAIEAGQAIIDVGYKMEGRVELKEFANPGEAPEIAVGDEVEVYLRAAENARGEAVISREMARREEAWDRLEKAYADDQRVEGAIFGRVKGGFTVDLGGAVAFLPGSQVDVRPVRDAGPLMGLKQPFQILKMDRRRGNIVVSRRAILEESRAEQRAEVIGNLSEGQAVDGVVKNITEYGAFVDLGGVDGLLHVTDMAWRRVNHPSEILSIGETVKVQVIKINKETHRISLGMKQLQEDPWDLVAAKYPLESVHKGRVTNITDYGAFVELEPGVEGLVHVSEMSWTKKNVHPGKIVSTSQEVDVMVLEIDGAKRRVSLGLKQTMRNPWEVFAETHPEGTQVEGEVKNITEFGLFIGLDGDIDGMVHLSDLSWDERGEDAIQNYRKGDMVSAVVSEVDVDKERISLSIKNLGGDKFAEAVGGVKRGSIVTVEVTAIEDGGIEVEYEGMKSFIRRSDLSRDRAEQRPERFSVSDKIDVRVTNVDSKTRRLGLSIKAREIAEEKEAVEQYGSSDSGASLGDILGAALKSGD
- a CDS encoding DUF1214 domain-containing protein, which translates into the protein MKNLLGSTALAFSLVAGAALAVSPTDSEFSDTGDILARSAQHTDIDYDIMLQRATQAAIYYMPAVAQVDFIKATLRAGGDYDTVNFVTKPFGSEKGFLTANDTTAYAWGSISTKTGPMVVEVPPMNDKVDYFGSFISAWHVPMVDVGSKGADQGKGGKYLFLPPGYDNAFGTAAELEAQGYIIVPGLDTHDVSYSFRPTLLNGATHAEAGEHAKGIKVYTLEEDVTGDIEPTHYLDATDLPYDCLPYYNMTFIEDINDVVQNNPVREKDRAIYSMLQSIGIQKGQAFEPTDIQKKAALEGLELAYAYMQNKFITEGETVAPLWVKDGEKLSEWSFWNFGPQAQMGFPFEDGDEILIDKRAATYFYVTFLPNKLGGATFYLTGLRDSDGNMLNGTDTYKLNVPADVPAKDFWSAIVYNMETKNFNRGVDRVGASTKDLDNMVKNDDGSVDVYYAPNLDEVPEGYEANWVTTQSATNANDWFFLFRLYRPESKDWFKNWMLGDVENISNR